A portion of the Stigmatella aurantiaca DW4/3-1 genome contains these proteins:
- a CDS encoding class I adenylate-forming enzyme family protein, whose translation MNLGLIPAKWAALTPQRTALIDIPHQRRINWADLDTRVRRLANGLRALGLRSGDRVAVLSRNSIEYQELYFAVGRAGLVLLPLNWRLSTDALRTLVTDAEPAVLVASAEFRNVASELGRAVDLVSLLYYGPTEDGSYEELIASAPDSEPPWCEQVRDTDPYFILYTGGTTGMAKGVVHSHRSAAAGMLNQTVAERIVPSDVYLLTGQMFHIPVVLSMNYLAHGCPVVLMNFDAQQALAVIEQERVSAFLGITTMLNWMLAVPGFDSYDLSSLRNIQYGGGPMPSAVVRAVAEAFPCGLIQGYGQTEGTTMSFLSQEDHRDALRGVHPHRLRSCGREGFGTRIRVVDPNGHEVPRDGKTPGEIVVRSEANMLGYFRRPELTAATLQNGWMRTGDVATWDHDRYLYIVDRLKDMIISGGEKIYSIEVEEAIGRHPAVLECAVIGVPDERWGESVKAFVVLKPDQKATEEDILDVARKHLASYQKPRSVEFIAELPKAPTGKLLKRALRAPYWADKDIP comes from the coding sequence ATGAACCTCGGACTGATTCCTGCCAAGTGGGCGGCCCTCACGCCCCAGCGAACCGCGCTGATCGACATCCCCCATCAGAGACGCATCAACTGGGCCGATCTGGACACCCGGGTGCGCAGGCTGGCCAACGGCCTGCGGGCACTCGGCTTGCGCTCCGGTGACCGGGTGGCCGTACTCAGCCGCAACAGCATTGAATACCAAGAACTCTACTTCGCGGTGGGCCGCGCGGGCCTGGTGCTGTTGCCACTGAACTGGCGGCTGTCCACCGACGCACTGCGAACACTTGTCACCGACGCCGAGCCCGCCGTCCTGGTGGCCTCGGCCGAATTCCGGAACGTCGCCAGCGAGCTGGGCCGGGCCGTCGACTTGGTCAGCCTGCTCTACTACGGGCCCACGGAAGATGGCAGCTACGAGGAACTCATTGCCTCGGCGCCGGATTCCGAGCCGCCCTGGTGCGAACAGGTCCGTGATACCGACCCCTATTTCATCCTCTACACGGGGGGAACGACCGGAATGGCCAAGGGGGTGGTGCACTCCCATCGCAGCGCGGCCGCCGGGATGCTCAACCAAACGGTGGCGGAGCGGATTGTGCCGTCCGACGTCTACTTGCTCACCGGGCAGATGTTCCATATCCCCGTGGTGCTCTCCATGAACTACTTGGCCCACGGCTGCCCCGTGGTGCTGATGAACTTCGACGCCCAGCAGGCGCTGGCGGTCATCGAGCAGGAGCGGGTCTCGGCATTCCTCGGCATCACCACGATGCTCAACTGGATGCTGGCGGTGCCGGGGTTTGACTCCTACGACCTGTCGAGTCTGCGCAACATCCAGTATGGCGGCGGTCCGATGCCCAGTGCGGTCGTCCGCGCGGTGGCAGAGGCCTTCCCATGTGGTTTGATCCAGGGCTACGGGCAGACCGAAGGGACGACCATGTCGTTCCTGTCCCAGGAGGACCACCGCGACGCGCTACGGGGGGTTCACCCACACCGGCTGCGCTCGTGTGGCCGCGAGGGGTTTGGCACCCGGATCCGAGTCGTGGACCCGAACGGTCACGAGGTACCGCGTGACGGCAAGACTCCCGGCGAGATCGTGGTTCGCAGCGAGGCCAACATGCTTGGCTATTTCCGGCGGCCGGAGCTGACCGCCGCGACCCTTCAGAACGGATGGATGCGGACCGGCGATGTGGCGACCTGGGACCACGATCGCTACCTCTACATCGTCGACCGGCTGAAAGACATGATCATCTCGGGGGGCGAGAAAATCTACAGCATCGAAGTGGAGGAAGCGATTGGCAGGCATCCGGCGGTGTTGGAATGTGCCGTGATTGGAGTGCCCGACGAGCGGTGGGGAGAGTCGGTGAAGGCCTTTGTCGTGCTCAAACCAGACCAGAAGGCCACCGAGGAGGACATCCTCGACGTCGCGCGCAAGCACCTGGCCTCATATCAAAAACCACGCTCGGTGGAGTTCATTGCCGAGTTGCCGAAAGCGCCCACGGGCAAGCTGCTCAAACGAGCGCTGCGCGCTCCCTATTGGGCGGACAAGGACATCCCATGA
- a CDS encoding nuclear transport factor 2 family protein, whose product MDGVIHHAHEVASLDAVDEVAAREDDIGDGANLAAGQPLLGRTLVTNSQVGITAADNVWSTIFAGTADMCQLVTTCDIFAWAMESGLEKRILEQRGVVLEAPGNGIMSVYESVANLVAEYALAYDERDWDALIECFTPDASLTLRVAGGDRVGPFRGHAEIMRLMRGSAAAQDDRRRHVCTNLMVSPTGSGMAAARSYLTLLSVRDRRLTVLSTGTYTDEVALTEGTWRLRTRHLELDLPADDRLPG is encoded by the coding sequence ATGGATGGGGTCATCCACCACGCCCACGAAGTAGCCAGCCTTGACGCCGTTGACGAGGTTGCGGCCAGAGAAGATGACATCGGCGACGGTGCCAATCTGGCGGCCGGCCAGCCATTGCTCGGCCGGACGTTGGTTACGAATTCCCAAGTCGGCATCACGGCGGCCGATAATGTCTGGTCAACAATTTTTGCGGGCACGGCGGACATGTGTCAACTTGTGACAACCTGTGACATCTTCGCATGGGCAATGGAGAGCGGCTTGGAGAAGCGAATTCTGGAGCAGCGCGGCGTGGTGCTCGAGGCACCTGGCAATGGCATCATGTCTGTTTACGAATCTGTCGCCAATTTGGTGGCGGAGTATGCGCTTGCCTATGATGAGCGCGATTGGGACGCACTCATCGAGTGCTTCACCCCAGACGCTTCGTTGACGCTGAGAGTCGCCGGCGGCGATAGGGTTGGACCCTTTCGAGGTCACGCGGAGATCATGCGCCTGATGCGCGGCTCCGCCGCGGCGCAGGACGATCGCAGACGGCACGTGTGCACGAACCTGATGGTCAGTCCCACCGGTTCTGGCATGGCCGCCGCGCGCTCATACCTGACACTGCTCTCGGTGCGTGACAGACGTCTCACGGTGCTGTCGACCGGAACCTATACCGACGAGGTGGCTCTGACTGAGGGGACTTGGCGCTTGCGCACCCGGCACCTCGAACTCGACCTTCCCGCTGACGATCGGCTCCCAGGATGA
- a CDS encoding DsbA family protein: MKSFLSAGAAVVALLGLSTPAVASTPSSSNPPEECKPLRRESLEKQAISATPRTEAPSLGSADAKVTVEVWSDFECPFCARGAETVKALREKYGEQVRIVFRQNPLPSHKNARLAAVASMAAHEQGKFWEFHDALFAHQDTLDRASLEKLAGQLNLDVERFQRALDSSTWNNYVDMERTESQRRRVTAAPTFFVNGKPLLGAQPLSVFAQTIDEALAR; the protein is encoded by the coding sequence ATGAAGTCGTTCCTGTCCGCCGGCGCGGCTGTGGTCGCGCTGTTGGGTCTGTCCACGCCCGCCGTCGCCAGCACGCCGTCCTCCTCGAATCCGCCAGAGGAATGCAAGCCGCTCCGCCGCGAGTCCCTTGAGAAGCAGGCCATCTCCGCCACGCCACGCACGGAGGCTCCCTCGCTGGGGAGCGCGGACGCGAAGGTGACCGTGGAGGTGTGGTCGGACTTCGAATGTCCGTTCTGCGCTCGCGGGGCGGAGACGGTCAAAGCCCTGCGCGAAAAGTACGGGGAGCAGGTGCGCATTGTCTTCCGGCAAAATCCGCTGCCCTCCCACAAGAACGCGCGCCTGGCGGCCGTTGCCTCGATGGCTGCGCATGAGCAGGGGAAATTCTGGGAGTTTCACGATGCGCTCTTCGCCCACCAGGACACGCTGGACCGGGCCTCGCTGGAGAAGCTGGCCGGTCAGCTGAACCTGGACGTGGAGCGCTTCCAGCGAGCGCTGGACTCAAGTACCTGGAACAACTACGTGGACATGGAACGGACGGAGAGCCAGCGTCGCAGGGTCACTGCCGCGCCCACCTTCTTCGTCAACGGCAAGCCCCTCCTCGGGGCACAGCCGCTGAGCGTCTTCGCGCAGACCATCGACGAGGCCCTCGCGCGCTGA
- a CDS encoding class I SAM-dependent methyltransferase yields MVRKAELDEPGHEPGTYDLILLSEVEHFFSDREAFLLKLRSALSPTGRIAVTHLRAMQPPLVAAAQAAGYSIASEYDGLPEHYLLFLQPSSSQ; encoded by the coding sequence GTGGTGCGGAAGGCTGAGCTGGACGAACCAGGCCACGAACCAGGCACATACGACCTGATCCTTCTTTCCGAGGTGGAGCACTTCTTTTCAGACCGTGAGGCATTCCTGCTCAAGCTACGTTCCGCACTGAGCCCGACTGGCCGCATCGCGGTGACGCACCTTCGGGCGATGCAGCCACCGTTGGTCGCCGCCGCCCAGGCCGCAGGCTACTCCATTGCCTCCGAGTACGACGGACTTCCCGAACACTACCTGCTGTTCCTTCAACCCTCGTCCAGCCAATAA